From Weissella confusa, a single genomic window includes:
- the scpB gene encoding SMC-Scp complex subunit ScpB, which translates to MKTSLQQIEGLLFVAGDEGITVAEMADATGFAKPAVIGLLEDLAAKYESDENSALDVLKTDDQYQLVTKSELAETIHRYFTAPLTTALSQASLEVLAIIAYKQPITRVEIDEIRGVQSQATIQKLALRNLVEGRGRSNEPGRPILYGTTAYFLNYFGLSDLQELPPLVTAEALDALRAQKDVALPLMPGEEGGSAFDVALPELAETAEREE; encoded by the coding sequence ATGAAGACTAGCTTACAACAAATTGAAGGTTTGCTTTTTGTAGCCGGGGATGAAGGCATCACGGTTGCAGAAATGGCGGATGCGACTGGTTTCGCGAAGCCTGCCGTCATTGGCTTGTTAGAAGATCTTGCCGCCAAATACGAGAGCGACGAGAATAGTGCGCTCGACGTTTTGAAGACTGATGACCAGTATCAATTGGTTACCAAGTCGGAACTTGCTGAGACGATTCACCGTTACTTTACGGCGCCATTGACAACGGCTTTGTCACAGGCGTCGCTAGAAGTTTTGGCGATTATTGCGTATAAGCAACCAATCACACGAGTTGAGATTGACGAAATTCGTGGGGTGCAATCACAAGCAACGATTCAAAAATTGGCACTACGTAATTTGGTAGAAGGACGCGGCCGTTCTAATGAACCGGGTCGCCCAATCCTTTACGGGACAACCGCTTATTTCTTGAACTACTTCGGTTTGAGTGATTTGCAAGAGTTGCCACCATTGGTAACTGCTGAGGCGTTGGATGCCTTGCGTGCCCAAAAGGATGTGGCATTGCCTTTGATGCCAGGAGAAGAAGGTGGATCTGCATTTGATGTGGCCCTACCAGAGCTTGCTGAAACAGCAGAAAGAGAAGAATAA
- a CDS encoding ECF transporter S component — MKTKQLTIAAVIIAVNIVLSYVVKLPTPTGFVSLVETGIFIAAWHYGSKTGAFVGGLTGLLLDLLAGYPQWMIFSFIIHGLEGWVLGKFAMDERIGKRVWGNFLGGLVMVGGYWIAGAFLIWLTGGAKMTMPSAALASLTGVPANIMQVLVGFILALLLSVPFRKVLRK, encoded by the coding sequence ATGAAAACAAAGCAATTAACAATCGCAGCAGTTATTATCGCTGTTAATATTGTGTTGAGTTACGTGGTGAAATTGCCAACGCCAACCGGCTTCGTGTCGTTGGTTGAAACGGGAATTTTCATTGCTGCCTGGCATTATGGGTCAAAAACCGGCGCCTTTGTTGGTGGACTAACCGGTCTGCTACTTGATTTGCTAGCAGGTTATCCACAATGGATGATTTTCTCATTCATTATCCACGGACTTGAAGGTTGGGTGCTTGGTAAATTTGCGATGGACGAACGTATTGGTAAGCGTGTCTGGGGGAACTTCTTAGGCGGGTTAGTCATGGTCGGTGGTTATTGGATTGCCGGGGCTTTCTTGATTTGGCTAACTGGTGGTGCCAAGATGACCATGCCAAGTGCGGCATTGGCAAGTTTGACTGGGGTACCCGCAAATATCATGCAAGTCTTGGTCGGCTTCATTCTAGCGCTGTTGCTAAGTGTGCCATTCCGCAAGGTGTTGCGTAAATAA
- the rpsA gene encoding 30S ribosomal protein S1, whose protein sequence is MNEENNELLAALDSVAEVKVGDVVKGEVLAIDDARQVIVGIEGAGVEGVIPMRELTADRDANVNDLVKVGDVLDLVVVSTIGSDKEGGSYLLSKRRLEARRAWEEIASKHNVDDIVEAPVTQVVKGGLVVDVEGVRGFVPASMIENRFVQDLNQYKGQTIRAKIIEINAADSRLILSRRDVLNEERSEALSRVFNELSVGDVVEGKVARMTNFGAFIDLGGVDGLVHVSEISHERVSQPSDVLSVGEEVKVKVLGLDPEKERISLSIKATQPGPWEAAAAEAPEGTVLEGTVKRVVDFGAFVEVFPGVEGLVHVSQISHKHIANPSDVLKAGDKVKVKVLEVNPDKQRLSLSIKALEEAPAREEGSNNNDRPRRQRRPRQEQAPTNYSTSEEEGSATLGDAFGDIFKDFN, encoded by the coding sequence ATGAACGAAGAGAACAACGAGCTATTGGCAGCTCTTGACAGCGTAGCCGAAGTTAAGGTTGGCGATGTAGTTAAGGGTGAAGTCTTGGCAATTGACGATGCTCGTCAAGTTATCGTAGGTATCGAAGGTGCCGGTGTTGAGGGTGTTATCCCAATGCGCGAATTGACGGCTGACCGTGATGCAAACGTTAACGACCTTGTCAAGGTTGGAGACGTATTGGACTTGGTAGTTGTATCAACTATCGGTTCTGACAAGGAAGGTGGATCATACCTATTGTCAAAGCGTCGCTTGGAAGCTCGTCGTGCTTGGGAAGAAATCGCAAGCAAGCACAATGTTGATGACATTGTGGAAGCACCTGTAACGCAAGTCGTTAAGGGTGGATTGGTTGTTGACGTTGAAGGTGTACGTGGATTCGTACCTGCTTCAATGATCGAGAACCGTTTCGTGCAAGATTTGAACCAATACAAGGGTCAAACTATCCGCGCGAAGATTATCGAGATCAACGCTGCTGACAGCCGCTTGATCTTGTCACGTCGTGACGTTTTGAACGAAGAGCGTTCAGAAGCTTTGTCACGCGTATTCAACGAATTGTCAGTTGGTGACGTCGTTGAAGGTAAGGTTGCCCGCATGACCAACTTCGGTGCATTCATCGACCTTGGTGGTGTAGACGGATTGGTACACGTATCTGAAATCTCACACGAGCGCGTTTCACAACCATCAGACGTTTTGTCAGTTGGTGAAGAAGTTAAGGTTAAGGTTTTGGGATTGGATCCTGAAAAGGAGCGTATCTCATTGTCAATCAAGGCTACGCAACCTGGTCCTTGGGAAGCTGCAGCTGCTGAAGCTCCAGAAGGAACTGTTTTGGAAGGTACTGTAAAGCGCGTTGTTGACTTTGGTGCCTTTGTTGAAGTGTTCCCTGGTGTTGAAGGTTTGGTTCACGTTTCACAAATCTCACACAAGCACATTGCTAACCCAAGTGATGTTTTGAAGGCCGGTGACAAGGTTAAGGTTAAGGTTTTGGAAGTAAACCCTGACAAGCAACGTTTGTCATTGTCAATCAAGGCTTTGGAAGAGGCTCCTGCACGCGAAGAGGGTTCAAACAACAACGACCGTCCTCGTCGTCAACGTCGTCCTCGCCAAGAGCAAGCACCAACTAACTACTCAACTTCAGAAGAAGAGGGTTCAGCTACGTTGGGTGACGCCTTTGGAGATATCTTCAAGGACTTCAACTAA
- a CDS encoding bifunctional hydroxymethylpyrimidine kinase/phosphomethylpyrimidine kinase, translated as MENPKKMVTIAGSDILAGGGIQADLATFNEYGYFGLSVITSIVTVTQDDFTIHPVSLDVLDAQLQSIFALDDIAGVKVGLLPTVGHVHMVADYLRRYATNLPVIIDPVMAFKETDDVDVAELVAAFQNDLLPLASMTTPNLVEGELLAGIKIKDKADLAKAAEIIRDFGADAVVVKGGARLSGDEATDVVTTGAEPTFLGSQKLNSAFNNGAGCTFASAIASQLATGKTPVDAVKDAKDFVYWGIKNGVALNDDFSVGNVWQAARRLRGK; from the coding sequence ATGGAGAATCCAAAGAAAATGGTGACGATTGCCGGCTCAGATATTTTAGCTGGCGGTGGGATACAGGCTGATTTGGCGACCTTTAATGAGTATGGTTATTTTGGACTAAGCGTTATTACGAGTATTGTCACGGTGACTCAGGATGACTTCACGATTCACCCAGTATCGTTGGATGTTCTCGATGCGCAATTGCAGTCTATTTTTGCTTTAGATGATATTGCTGGCGTGAAGGTAGGTTTGCTGCCAACTGTCGGTCACGTGCACATGGTGGCAGATTATTTGCGTCGTTATGCAACTAATCTGCCTGTGATTATCGATCCGGTGATGGCTTTCAAAGAAACGGACGATGTGGATGTTGCTGAGTTGGTGGCAGCGTTCCAAAACGACTTGTTGCCACTGGCTTCTATGACGACACCTAACTTGGTTGAAGGCGAATTGCTTGCTGGTATTAAGATTAAGGATAAGGCCGACTTAGCAAAGGCCGCGGAAATCATTCGTGACTTTGGTGCTGACGCCGTTGTTGTAAAGGGTGGCGCACGCTTATCTGGTGATGAGGCGACTGATGTTGTCACAACTGGGGCAGAACCGACCTTTCTAGGCTCTCAGAAGCTCAACAGTGCGTTTAACAATGGGGCTGGATGTACATTTGCCTCAGCCATTGCAAGTCAACTAGCGACCGGTAAGACGCCGGTAGACGCGGTGAAAGATGCAAAAGATTTTGTTTATTGGGGAATTAAAAACGGTGTCGCATTAAACGATGATTTTTCGGTCGGCAATGTGTGGCAAGCTGCCCGCCGTTTAAGGGGTAAATAA
- a CDS encoding HU family DNA-binding protein produces the protein MANKQDLVEKVVLSTNFTKKDANEAVDAVFAAIQEFLAKDEKVQLIGFGNFEVRERAARKGRNPQTGEEIEIAASKIPAFKPGKALKDAVK, from the coding sequence ATGGCTAACAAGCAAGATTTGGTAGAAAAGGTTGTTCTTTCAACTAACTTTACGAAGAAGGATGCAAACGAAGCTGTTGATGCAGTATTCGCCGCAATCCAAGAATTCCTTGCAAAGGATGAAAAGGTTCAATTGATCGGCTTCGGTAACTTCGAAGTTCGTGAGCGCGCTGCTCGTAAGGGTCGCAACCCACAAACTGGTGAAGAAATCGAAATCGCAGCATCAAAGATTCCTGCATTCAAGCCTGGTAAGGCCTTGAAGGATGCCGTGAAGTAA
- a CDS encoding ATP-dependent DNA helicase RecQ encodes MDKTALTAVLKEKFGFDSFKPGQAEVLEALTAGKNTLAMLPTGGGKSLIYQMMGNMRDGLVIIVTPLLSLMQDQVARLNYAGESKVVALNSTLPQDARRTILRSLDQYKFLFVSPEMLGQTVVQSALRKVKINLLVVDEAHTIVSWGPDFRPDYLALPQVHKKLGQPQLLLLTATATPKMMTDITMPFGLPEADWFIYRQSVDRPNIYLHTETLANEGQKRERLADLVRQLQGPGIVYFSSRKLATSMADWLAENTGRRVAAYHAGLDTMSRYRIQQQFMLGQIDVIAATSAFGMGIDKDNVRYVIHYHLSNDLANYLQEIGRAGRDGEQSAAILLYVPGDENLQLNMIDGTIPNREVVMGYYDKRFGADEIGRDKANLLDFYAKQGMNPDEVATMFEARRQQRQQDLYNLVNYAKSDAGLRRQLLDHFGDDAKSNDEAESVGVVDWHPENLSLVATEAPTELAGVTDWRTQVAKLFNLG; translated from the coding sequence GTGGATAAGACAGCATTGACTGCGGTTCTAAAAGAAAAGTTTGGCTTCGACTCATTTAAGCCGGGCCAAGCAGAAGTGCTTGAAGCATTGACTGCTGGTAAAAATACCTTGGCAATGTTGCCAACTGGTGGTGGTAAGTCATTGATTTACCAAATGATGGGGAATATGCGTGATGGTTTGGTTATCATCGTGACGCCGTTGCTATCATTGATGCAAGATCAAGTTGCACGCTTGAACTATGCCGGTGAATCAAAGGTAGTGGCCTTGAATTCAACGTTGCCACAGGATGCCCGTCGTACGATTTTGCGTAGTTTGGACCAATACAAGTTCTTGTTTGTGTCACCAGAAATGTTGGGACAAACTGTTGTGCAATCTGCTTTGCGTAAGGTGAAGATTAACTTGCTGGTGGTCGACGAAGCACACACGATTGTCAGTTGGGGGCCGGATTTCCGACCTGATTACTTGGCGTTGCCACAAGTTCACAAGAAGCTTGGTCAACCACAATTGTTGTTGTTGACGGCAACTGCAACACCAAAGATGATGACTGATATTACGATGCCATTTGGTTTGCCTGAAGCAGACTGGTTTATTTATCGTCAATCAGTGGATCGACCAAATATTTATTTGCACACGGAAACGTTGGCAAATGAAGGGCAAAAGCGTGAGCGCTTGGCTGATTTGGTGCGCCAACTACAAGGCCCAGGAATTGTTTATTTCTCAAGTCGTAAGTTGGCAACTTCAATGGCGGATTGGTTGGCAGAAAATACGGGTCGTCGGGTTGCGGCTTACCACGCGGGACTTGATACGATGTCACGCTACCGCATCCAACAACAATTCATGTTGGGACAAATTGATGTTATTGCCGCGACATCAGCTTTTGGTATGGGAATCGATAAGGATAATGTCCGTTATGTGATTCACTACCACTTGAGTAATGACTTGGCTAATTATCTTCAAGAAATCGGTCGCGCTGGTCGTGATGGCGAACAGTCAGCCGCCATTTTGTTGTACGTGCCTGGTGATGAAAACCTACAGCTAAATATGATTGATGGCACGATTCCGAACCGTGAAGTGGTCATGGGATACTATGATAAGCGCTTCGGTGCCGACGAAATTGGTCGTGACAAAGCAAATTTGCTTGATTTTTATGCTAAGCAAGGCATGAATCCGGATGAAGTCGCCACGATGTTTGAGGCACGACGTCAACAGCGCCAACAAGATTTGTATAACTTAGTTAATTATGCAAAGTCTGATGCGGGATTGCGTCGCCAATTGTTGGATCACTTTGGCGACGATGCTAAGTCAAATGATGAGGCTGAATCGGTTGGTGTTGTTGATTGGCATCCAGAAAACTTGTCGTTAGTAGCTACTGAAGCACCGACGGAACTAGCAGGTGTGACGGATTGGCGCACGCAAGTCGCAAAACTTTTTAATTTAGGTTAA
- a CDS encoding TMEM175 family protein, whose product MSKSRLEAFSDGIFAIIITIMVLDLKIPSIGTWAGIGNAAWLSTFLAYLVSFIITASFWVSHHLIISNIEKVDSGVLWTNALTFLPMSLVPITTAWFGEFPTRVAPSVTYGIVYVMSVIALYNLSHVIAKHLDDPAQQKRMWRVNRSRLWLIGIGLIGTCLAFVWPPITGGMVFVISGGWLFLRNVIHVRAIQDM is encoded by the coding sequence ATGAGTAAAAGTCGATTAGAAGCGTTTAGTGATGGAATTTTTGCAATCATCATTACAATTATGGTATTGGATTTGAAAATTCCGTCAATCGGTACTTGGGCGGGAATTGGCAATGCTGCGTGGCTAAGTACTTTCTTGGCTTACTTGGTAAGTTTTATTATCACGGCTAGTTTTTGGGTTAGTCACCACTTGATTATTAGTAATATCGAAAAAGTAGATAGTGGTGTCTTGTGGACCAATGCATTGACGTTTTTGCCAATGTCTTTGGTACCCATTACAACGGCTTGGTTTGGTGAATTTCCAACCCGAGTGGCACCAAGCGTGACTTACGGGATTGTGTATGTCATGTCCGTGATTGCTTTGTATAACTTGAGTCATGTCATCGCGAAGCACTTGGACGATCCAGCGCAACAAAAAAGAATGTGGCGCGTCAATCGTAGTCGCCTTTGGTTAATCGGCATTGGGCTGATTGGAACGTGCTTGGCCTTTGTCTGGCCACCAATTACCGGTGGTATGGTTTTTGTTATTTCAGGTGGGTGGCTATTTTTACGTAATGTCATCCACGTTCGAGCTATTCAGGACATGTAA
- a CDS encoding ECF transporter S component, with protein MNKTRRLTVIALLAAISFVLMIFPQFPLIPGASFLKIDFSFVPVLLGALMLDLKSGYAILLLRSLLKLLLNNEGVNDYIGLPMNIIAMAVLLTVIMLIVKRRDISAKRYVVGAVLGTLGLTLAMVILNYVYAVPLYAMFANFDIAKTIGLGTYLLWMVIPFNLIEGAILTAVSGLVYLGLRQIINTTCSQLN; from the coding sequence ATGAATAAGACGCGTCGTTTGACCGTTATTGCCTTATTAGCTGCGATATCATTTGTTTTGATGATTTTCCCGCAGTTCCCATTGATTCCTGGTGCATCTTTTTTGAAAATTGATTTTTCATTTGTACCAGTTTTGTTGGGTGCGTTGATGCTTGATTTGAAGAGCGGTTATGCCATTTTGCTGCTACGTTCATTATTGAAGTTGTTGTTGAACAATGAAGGTGTGAATGATTACATTGGCTTGCCAATGAATATTATTGCAATGGCGGTCTTACTGACAGTGATTATGCTAATTGTGAAGCGCCGAGATATCTCAGCCAAGCGCTATGTTGTTGGCGCAGTACTAGGCACACTTGGTTTGACGTTGGCGATGGTGATTTTGAACTACGTTTATGCGGTGCCGCTATATGCGATGTTCGCTAACTTCGATATTGCAAAGACAATTGGTCTTGGAACATATCTACTATGGATGGTTATTCCGTTCAATCTGATTGAAGGGGCAATTCTAACAGCTGTCTCGGGTTTGGTCTATTTGGGGTTGCGTCAGATTATTAACACGACCTGCTCACAACTTAATTAA
- a CDS encoding LysM domain-containing protein: MTEKNNEQQPWEASFKDEATGQYSRTQNRRKSQRVSMVVGILVLIVIALSFVPVYKYLQALNKPVDATTSTELPATTSTKTTTTTSKITETAKSESRAKKAASASEKKAKAASESAAAASSQVASESAASSSEASSSSASSSSSESDGNTVKFESGTLYSFAVANGTTPEALYSLNPGLTASNYSTYYGQDLKVK; encoded by the coding sequence ATGACCGAGAAGAACAATGAACAACAGCCATGGGAGGCATCTTTTAAAGATGAAGCAACCGGTCAATACTCACGAACGCAAAACCGACGCAAGTCTCAACGCGTAAGTATGGTTGTTGGAATTTTGGTATTGATTGTGATTGCTCTGTCATTTGTGCCTGTCTATAAGTATTTGCAAGCGTTGAACAAGCCGGTTGATGCCACAACTAGCACGGAATTGCCAGCAACGACTTCAACAAAGACAACCACTACAACGAGCAAAATTACGGAAACTGCAAAGTCAGAATCACGCGCTAAGAAAGCAGCCAGTGCTTCTGAAAAGAAGGCGAAGGCAGCTAGTGAATCAGCCGCAGCAGCATCAAGCCAAGTTGCATCTGAATCAGCTGCTTCGTCATCTGAAGCCTCATCATCGTCAGCCTCAAGTTCTAGTTCAGAATCTGATGGTAATACGGTGAAGTTTGAATCTGGTACTTTGTACAGTTTCGCTGTTGCCAATGGGACAACACCTGAAGCGTTGTACTCATTGAACCCAGGATTGACTGCCTCAAACTATTCAACCTACTATGGTCAAGATTTGAAGGTTAAGTAA
- the cmk gene encoding (d)CMP kinase, which translates to MNPIQIAIDGPASAGKSTIAKILASDLNFVYVDTGAMYRAITLAAFQAGVDPNDESGVTALLPDLTITFQPGEPVQRVFLNGQEVTEEIRSVEVTANVSAVSSYAAVREAMTALQRDIASENGVVMDGRDIGTTVLPNAQVKIFLIASVAERAQRRFKENQAKGMDTSLAELEAAIEKRDYLDSHREISPLKKADDAVELDTTGLSIDGVVDAVKAIIAEKTQN; encoded by the coding sequence ATGAATCCGATTCAAATCGCAATTGACGGACCAGCTTCTGCTGGAAAGTCAACAATCGCCAAGATTTTGGCATCAGACTTAAATTTTGTGTACGTTGACACTGGTGCAATGTACCGTGCAATCACGTTGGCTGCTTTTCAAGCGGGTGTGGATCCAAATGATGAATCAGGCGTAACAGCTTTGTTGCCTGACTTGACCATTACGTTCCAACCTGGTGAGCCAGTGCAACGTGTCTTCTTGAACGGTCAAGAAGTAACTGAAGAAATTCGATCAGTCGAAGTGACGGCTAATGTATCAGCTGTTTCTTCATACGCCGCTGTTCGTGAGGCAATGACTGCCTTGCAACGTGATATTGCGTCAGAAAATGGCGTTGTCATGGACGGACGCGATATTGGGACGACGGTGTTGCCAAATGCGCAAGTCAAGATTTTCTTGATTGCTTCAGTTGCTGAGCGTGCGCAACGTCGCTTTAAGGAAAACCAAGCTAAGGGGATGGATACATCTCTTGCTGAGCTTGAGGCAGCCATTGAAAAGCGTGATTATCTAGATTCACACCGCGAGATTTCTCCTTTGAAGAAGGCGGATGATGCGGTTGAATTGGATACAACTGGCTTGTCAATTGACGGTGTCGTTGACGCAGTTAAGGCAATTATTGCGGAAAAGACGCAAAACTAA
- a CDS encoding pseudouridine synthase, protein MAERLQKVMAQAGVASRRASEQLILDGKVTVNGKTIHELGTKVEPSDKIEVSGEPIDSREKLVYFLLNKPRGVVTTNSDDKGRATVMDIVDEPERVYPVGRLDYDTTGVLLLTNDGELANKLMHPRYRIDKVYVAKVKGIPTNEELEKLRHGVTVKTKQNGRYTTFNAAPARAEIQSTNTKNHTAIVKLTIHEGKYHQVKEMMKAVGHEVLKLTRERYGMLDLTGLTPGEYRPLRYEEVQALKAGKQYRKSAGRW, encoded by the coding sequence ATGGCAGAACGATTGCAAAAAGTGATGGCTCAAGCGGGAGTTGCATCACGTCGTGCATCAGAACAATTGATTTTGGATGGTAAAGTAACGGTCAACGGTAAGACAATTCACGAATTGGGAACTAAGGTTGAGCCGTCAGATAAGATTGAAGTGAGTGGTGAACCAATTGACTCACGTGAAAAGTTGGTTTACTTCTTGTTGAACAAGCCCCGTGGCGTTGTGACAACAAACAGTGATGATAAGGGTCGCGCAACGGTTATGGACATTGTCGATGAACCTGAGCGTGTCTACCCAGTTGGTCGTTTGGACTACGATACAACCGGTGTTTTGTTGTTGACGAACGATGGTGAATTGGCCAACAAGTTGATGCACCCACGTTACCGTATCGACAAGGTTTATGTTGCTAAGGTGAAGGGAATTCCAACGAACGAAGAACTAGAGAAGCTTCGTCATGGTGTCACAGTTAAGACAAAGCAAAACGGTCGTTACACGACATTTAACGCTGCGCCTGCCCGTGCTGAAATCCAATCAACGAACACTAAGAACCACACGGCGATTGTGAAGTTGACGATTCACGAGGGTAAGTACCACCAAGTTAAGGAAATGATGAAGGCGGTTGGTCATGAAGTGTTGAAGTTGACTCGTGAGCGTTACGGTATGCTTGATTTGACTGGTTTGACACCAGGTGAGTACCGTCCTTTGCGTTACGAAGAAGTACAAGCGTTGAAGGCTGGTAAGCAATACCGCAAGTCAGCAGGACGCTGGTAA
- the der gene encoding ribosome biogenesis GTPase Der, translated as MGFPVVAVVGRPNVGKSTIFNRIAGDRISIVEDTPGVTRDRIYTRAEWLTREFRLIDTGGIDMADEPFMTQIVQQAEIAIDEADVIIFMVSAQEGLTEADERVAKILYRSKKPVVLAVNKVDNIEMRSEIYEFYALGFGDPFPISGAHGTGLGDLLDEVVSHFPTTDQEEEDDSIRFSFIGRPNVGKSSLVNAILGEERVIVSDISGTTRDAIDTRFTSAEGDEFVMVDTAGIRKRGKVYENTEKYSVMRAMRAIDDSNVVLMVLNAEEGIREQDKHVAGYAHEAGRAIIIVVNKWDTLEKDNHTMADFEKQIRDEFQYLSYAPIIFVSAKTKQRLNKLPELIKQVNENHQKRVQSATLNEVIMDALALNPTPTVNGKRLRVYYATQVAIQPPTFVVFVNDPELMHFSYARFLENQIRKSFDFTGTPIHLIKRART; from the coding sequence ATGGGATTTCCTGTTGTGGCCGTTGTTGGCCGCCCAAACGTTGGTAAGTCTACGATTTTTAATCGTATTGCCGGCGACCGTATTTCAATTGTCGAAGATACCCCAGGTGTAACGCGTGATCGTATTTACACACGCGCTGAGTGGTTGACCCGTGAATTCCGTTTGATTGACACAGGTGGAATTGATATGGCTGATGAGCCATTCATGACACAAATTGTGCAACAAGCTGAAATTGCGATTGACGAAGCTGACGTCATCATCTTCATGGTTTCTGCCCAAGAAGGTTTGACTGAAGCTGACGAACGCGTTGCAAAGATTTTGTACCGTTCAAAGAAGCCTGTTGTTTTGGCCGTAAACAAGGTCGACAACATCGAGATGCGTTCAGAAATCTATGAATTCTACGCACTCGGATTTGGCGATCCATTCCCAATCTCTGGTGCCCACGGTACTGGATTGGGAGACTTGTTGGATGAAGTGGTTTCTCACTTCCCAACGACTGATCAAGAAGAAGAAGACGATTCAATTCGTTTCTCATTCATTGGTCGTCCTAACGTTGGTAAGTCATCATTGGTTAATGCCATCCTTGGTGAAGAACGTGTCATCGTTTCAGATATCTCTGGAACGACGCGTGACGCCATTGACACGCGATTCACGTCTGCTGAAGGTGATGAATTCGTGATGGTCGACACGGCCGGTATTCGTAAGCGTGGTAAGGTGTACGAAAATACTGAAAAGTATTCAGTTATGCGTGCCATGCGTGCCATCGATGATTCTAATGTTGTTTTGATGGTTTTGAACGCCGAAGAAGGTATTCGCGAACAAGACAAGCACGTGGCCGGATACGCCCACGAAGCTGGTCGTGCGATTATCATCGTCGTTAATAAGTGGGATACGCTTGAAAAGGACAACCACACGATGGCTGACTTTGAAAAGCAAATTCGTGATGAGTTCCAATACTTGTCATACGCCCCAATTATTTTCGTTTCTGCTAAGACGAAGCAACGTTTGAACAAGTTGCCTGAGTTGATTAAGCAAGTTAACGAGAACCACCAAAAGCGTGTGCAATCTGCAACGTTGAACGAAGTTATCATGGATGCCTTGGCATTGAACCCAACGCCAACGGTAAACGGAAAGCGTTTGCGTGTTTACTACGCGACTCAAGTTGCTATCCAACCACCAACATTCGTGGTCTTTGTTAACGATCCTGAATTGATGCACTTCTCATATGCACGATTCTTGGAAAACCAAATTCGTAAGTCATTCGACTTTACTGGTACGCCAATTCACTTGATTAAGCGTGCTCGTACTTAA